One Megamonas hypermegale genomic window carries:
- a CDS encoding YczE/YyaS/YitT family protein, translated as MSFGIVLIIKSALGTSPISSVPYVLSLALPFTVGQFNFVVSSLMFILQPIILHSKFEWVQILQVPMTFIFCAFIDLFMYILSWLHPQAYYQHILVLLIGCVFMGLGVTCQLLGRVVMLPGEGLVNAIATHWKLDFGKIKVIFDWSLVAIAAVISLYYFGTIEGIREGTLVSAFATGMLVKFFMNMLLKIRIKRIDKLRQQCKINKMRTQS; from the coding sequence ATGTCCTTTGGGATTGTTTTGATTATTAAGTCAGCATTAGGCACATCTCCAATTTCTAGTGTACCATATGTATTAAGTTTGGCATTGCCATTTACAGTTGGGCAATTTAATTTTGTAGTTAGTTCATTGATGTTTATTTTACAACCGATTATTTTGCACAGTAAATTTGAATGGGTACAGATATTGCAAGTACCAATGACATTTATTTTTTGTGCATTTATCGATTTGTTTATGTACATATTATCTTGGCTTCATCCACAAGCGTATTATCAACATATTTTAGTATTGTTGATTGGCTGTGTTTTCATGGGTTTAGGTGTTACCTGCCAATTATTAGGTAGAGTCGTTATGCTTCCTGGTGAAGGATTAGTAAATGCGATTGCTACTCATTGGAAATTGGATTTTGGTAAAATAAAAGTTATTTTTGATTGGTCTCTTGTTGCGATTGCAGCAGTGATATCTTTGTATTACTTTGGAACTATAGAAGGTATTCGTGAAGGAACGCTCGTTTCAGCATTTGCTACAGGCATGTTGGTAAAATTCTTTATGAATATGCTTTTAAAGATAAGAATAAAACGAATTGACAAATTAAGACAGCAATGTAAAATTAATAAAATGAGAACTCAATCATAA
- a CDS encoding DUF362 domain-containing protein — protein sequence MEKAEVYFTDMRAYPGKENLLQKLNRLMVKAGIDKIDFKNKFVAIKIHFGEPGNLAYLRPNFAKVVADAVKQRGGKPFLTDCNTLYVGRRKNALEHMDAAYENGYNPFTTGCQIIIADGLKGTDEAYVPVPNGEYVKEAKVGQALMDADIIIDLSHFKGHEMTGFGGAIKNIGMGGGSRAGKMEMHCDGKPSVDAEKCVGCGACARICAHGAPIITDKKCTIDQNKCVGCGRCIGACHFDAISPNNWNAEDLLNCRMAEYAMAILHDRPQFHINIITDVSPNCDCHGENDMPIVPNLGMAASFDPVAIDQACADIVNEAPVIAGSELADNILKDSLEAAKHDHFHNTHPNTNWRVCLEHAEKIGLGTCQYKLIKI from the coding sequence ATGGAAAAAGCAGAGGTTTATTTTACCGATATGCGAGCATATCCAGGTAAAGAAAATTTGTTACAGAAACTTAATCGTTTGATGGTTAAAGCTGGTATCGACAAAATTGATTTCAAAAATAAATTTGTCGCAATTAAAATTCATTTTGGCGAACCAGGCAATTTAGCATATCTTCGTCCAAACTTTGCTAAAGTTGTAGCCGATGCAGTAAAACAGCGCGGTGGTAAACCATTTTTAACTGATTGCAATACTTTATATGTAGGTCGTAGAAAAAACGCGCTTGAACATATGGATGCTGCTTATGAAAATGGTTACAATCCATTTACAACAGGTTGTCAGATTATCATTGCAGATGGTTTAAAGGGAACAGATGAAGCATACGTACCAGTTCCAAATGGCGAATATGTAAAAGAAGCTAAAGTTGGTCAGGCACTCATGGATGCAGATATCATCATTGATTTATCTCATTTCAAAGGCCATGAAATGACAGGCTTTGGTGGAGCTATTAAAAATATCGGCATGGGTGGCGGTTCTCGTGCTGGTAAAATGGAAATGCACTGTGATGGTAAACCTTCTGTTGATGCGGAAAAATGCGTAGGTTGCGGTGCTTGTGCACGTATTTGCGCACATGGTGCTCCAATTATCACAGATAAAAAATGCACTATTGACCAAAATAAATGCGTAGGTTGCGGTCGTTGCATTGGTGCATGCCATTTTGATGCTATCAGCCCTAACAACTGGAATGCAGAAGATTTATTGAATTGCCGTATGGCGGAATATGCAATGGCAATTCTTCATGATAGACCACAGTTCCATATCAATATCATCACTGATGTTTCACCAAACTGTGATTGTCATGGTGAAAATGATATGCCAATCGTACCAAATCTCGGTATGGCTGCTTCTTTTGACCCAGTTGCTATTGACCAAGCTTGTGCAGATATCGTAAATGAAGCACCAGTAATCGCTGGTTCTGAACTTGCAGACAATATCTTAAAAGATAGTCTTGAAGCTGCAAAACATGACCATTTCCACAATACACATCCAAATACAAACTGGCGTGTATGTCTCGAACATGCTGAAAAAATTGGTTTGGGTACTTGCCAATATAAATTAATAAAAATTTAA
- a CDS encoding flavodoxin, giving the protein MNKVAVVFWSGSGNTEAMANAIKKGVEKANAVCDLFFVSDFDINSVEKYDGIILGCPAMGNEVLEECEFQPAYDEMEKFLNGKSVGLFGSYGWGSGEWMESWEAQVKDAGAKLFEKGLIINEAPDEDGLNSSEEFGMRFAQSK; this is encoded by the coding sequence ATGAATAAAGTAGCAGTTGTTTTTTGGAGTGGTTCTGGTAATACGGAAGCTATGGCTAATGCCATTAAAAAAGGTGTAGAAAAAGCTAACGCAGTATGTGATTTATTTTTTGTTAGCGATTTTGATATAAATTCTGTAGAAAAATATGATGGAATAATACTCGGTTGTCCTGCTATGGGCAATGAAGTCTTAGAAGAATGCGAATTTCAACCAGCATACGATGAAATGGAAAAATTTTTAAATGGAAAATCAGTGGGTTTATTTGGCTCTTATGGTTGGGGCAGTGGTGAATGGATGGAAAGCTGGGAAGCACAAGTAAAAGATGCTGGTGCTAAATTGTTTGAAAAAGGTTTGATAATAAATGAAGCTCCAGATGAAGATGGTTTAAATTCATCTGAAGAATTTGGCATGCGCTTTGCGCAAAGTAAATGA